In one Alphaproteobacteria bacterium genomic region, the following are encoded:
- a CDS encoding ABC transporter ATP-binding protein yields MLSVSGLKTYYGNSQALFGMSLEVKAGEVATLMGRNGMGKTTTVHSIMGIVPANSGDIHFEGEAIRGLAPYAVARRGIGLVPEGRQIFPNLTAHENLIATAANWGGRSDPWTAERVYDLFPGLAERRGSMGNLLSGGEQQMLAVGRALMTNPKMLILDEATEGLAPLIRDEIWRSLEALKSEGLSILVIDKNVKDLARIADRHHIVEKGKVVWTGNSNALLADEELMHRYMGV; encoded by the coding sequence ATGTTGAGCGTTTCGGGACTGAAGACTTATTACGGCAACAGCCAGGCCCTGTTCGGCATGTCGCTGGAGGTGAAGGCTGGCGAGGTCGCCACGCTGATGGGCCGCAACGGCATGGGCAAGACGACCACTGTCCATTCCATCATGGGGATCGTGCCGGCGAATTCCGGGGACATCCATTTTGAAGGGGAGGCCATTCGCGGGCTCGCCCCTTACGCCGTCGCGCGGCGGGGGATCGGCCTGGTTCCGGAAGGGCGCCAGATTTTCCCCAACCTGACGGCCCATGAAAACCTGATCGCCACCGCCGCGAACTGGGGCGGCCGATCCGATCCGTGGACGGCGGAACGTGTCTACGACCTTTTCCCGGGCCTCGCGGAGCGGCGCGGCAGCATGGGGAACCTGCTGTCCGGCGGGGAACAGCAGATGCTGGCGGTCGGTCGGGCGCTGATGACCAATCCGAAAATGCTGATTCTCGACGAGGCGACGGAAGGACTTGCGCCGCTGATCCGTGACGAGATCTGGCGCAGCCTGGAAGCCTTGAAGTCGGAAGGCCTCTCCATTCTTGTGATCGACAAGAATGTGAAGGACCTCGCCCGGATCGCCGACCGGCATCACATCGTCGAAAAGGGCAAGGTTGTCTGGACCGGCAACAGCAACGCGCTGCTGGCCGACGAGGAACTGATGCATCGCTATATGGGCGTGTAA
- a CDS encoding ABC transporter ATP-binding protein, with the protein MTTLLEVRDLQKSFGGVHATKNVSLDVLEGEVHAVIGPNGAGKTTLISQLCGEQMPDSGRVRFAGKDITRASGPARAHMGIARSFQITTVFQDMTLLENVSVSVQAHDGHSFRFWANAGRDEALNAKAMTYLKEVGLQDKAHVLSREVSHGEHRQLEIAMALATEPKMLLLDEPMAGMGTEESQRMIEILKRFKGHKTMLLVEHDMDAVFALADRISVLVYGEVIATDTPEAIRDNEAVRQAYLGEEAA; encoded by the coding sequence ATGACGACACTTCTCGAAGTACGCGACCTGCAGAAGAGCTTCGGCGGGGTACATGCAACCAAGAACGTGTCCCTCGATGTGCTGGAAGGTGAGGTTCATGCCGTCATCGGCCCGAACGGTGCCGGCAAGACGACCCTGATCTCCCAGCTCTGCGGCGAGCAGATGCCGGATTCCGGACGTGTCCGGTTCGCCGGCAAGGACATCACCCGTGCCTCCGGCCCGGCGCGTGCGCATATGGGCATCGCCCGGTCGTTTCAGATCACGACCGTTTTCCAGGACATGACCCTGCTGGAAAACGTCTCGGTCTCTGTTCAGGCGCATGACGGTCATTCCTTCCGGTTCTGGGCCAATGCCGGCCGCGACGAGGCCCTGAATGCCAAGGCGATGACCTACCTGAAGGAAGTCGGGCTGCAGGATAAGGCGCATGTTCTTTCGCGTGAGGTTTCACACGGCGAACACCGTCAGCTCGAAATCGCCATGGCGCTGGCGACCGAACCCAAGATGCTGCTGCTGGACGAGCCGATGGCCGGCATGGGAACGGAGGAAAGCCAGCGCATGATCGAGATCCTGAAGCGGTTCAAGGGACATAAGACGATGCTGCTGGTCGAACACGACATGGATGCGGTCTTTGCCCTGGCCGACCGGATTTCCGTTCTGGTTTATGGCGAAGTCATCGCCACCGATACGCCGGAAGCGATCCGCGACAATGAGGCCGTCCGCCAGGCCTATCTGGGCGAGGAGGCTGCCTGA
- the cysS gene encoding cysteine--tRNA ligase: MDLMIYDTSRRQKISFEPRVPGKVGLYVCGPTVYDRIHIGNARPIVVFDVFARLLRTLYDEVTYVRNITDIDDKINARAKERGIDIRDLTETTVARFREDCAELKCAPPDVEPRATETIPEMVAHIERLIENGHAYALDDGHVLFHVPSWPDYGRFANKDRDEQISGARVDVASYKKDPADFVLWKPSDAETPGWPSPWCEKGRPGWHIECSAMSEKYLGPDFDIHGGGIDLVFPHHQNEIAQSCCAHPHDAQQDRFARHWMHNGYLMSEGEKMSKSLGNFYTVAELLEEFPGEALRLVILQAHYRQPLDFSKDKCREAKAALDRLYRLKQTALETGARPARDDAVHAALMDDMNTPLALAKLHELTDTVTDASGAARFLGALDLLGIAVGDPETWFKGGSDGPSAEEVEGLIEARKAAKASKDFAEADRIRDDLKERGVVLEDKPGGVTEWRRA; the protein is encoded by the coding sequence ATGGACCTGATGATCTACGATACCAGCAGACGACAGAAGATTTCCTTCGAACCCCGTGTGCCGGGGAAGGTCGGTCTCTATGTCTGTGGCCCGACGGTCTATGACCGGATTCATATCGGCAATGCCCGTCCCATTGTCGTCTTCGATGTCTTTGCACGCCTGTTGCGGACGCTCTATGACGAGGTGACTTATGTCCGAAACATCACCGATATCGACGACAAGATTAACGCCCGCGCGAAGGAGCGCGGCATCGATATCCGCGACCTGACGGAAACGACGGTCGCGCGGTTCCGCGAAGACTGCGCGGAACTGAAATGCGCGCCGCCGGATGTTGAACCGCGCGCAACCGAGACAATTCCGGAAATGGTCGCCCATATCGAGCGTCTGATCGAAAACGGACATGCCTATGCGCTGGACGACGGTCATGTGCTGTTCCACGTTCCGTCCTGGCCGGATTACGGCAGGTTTGCCAACAAGGACCGCGACGAACAGATATCCGGCGCCCGGGTCGACGTCGCCAGTTACAAGAAGGATCCGGCGGATTTCGTGCTGTGGAAACCATCCGATGCCGAGACCCCAGGCTGGCCAAGCCCCTGGTGTGAGAAGGGGCGTCCCGGCTGGCATATCGAATGTTCCGCCATGTCCGAGAAGTATCTCGGCCCGGATTTCGACATCCATGGCGGGGGGATCGATCTGGTCTTCCCGCACCATCAGAACGAAATCGCCCAGAGCTGCTGCGCCCATCCGCATGATGCGCAGCAGGACCGCTTTGCCCGCCACTGGATGCATAACGGCTATCTGATGAGTGAAGGCGAGAAGATGTCGAAGAGTCTCGGCAACTTCTACACGGTCGCTGAACTTCTGGAGGAGTTTCCCGGCGAGGCGTTGCGCCTGGTGATTCTGCAGGCCCACTATCGTCAGCCGCTGGATTTCTCGAAGGACAAATGCCGGGAAGCCAAGGCGGCGCTGGACCGACTGTACCGCCTGAAGCAGACGGCGCTGGAAACCGGGGCACGTCCGGCGCGGGACGATGCCGTGCATGCGGCGCTGATGGACGACATGAATACACCGCTTGCCCTGGCAAAGCTGCATGAACTGACCGATACGGTCACGGATGCGTCGGGGGCGGCGCGTTTCCTGGGGGCGCTTGATCTGCTGGGCATCGCTGTGGGCGATCCGGAAACCTGGTTCAAGGGCGGGTCGGACGGTCCGTCGGCCGAGGAAGTCGAAGGCCTGATCGAAGCCAGAAAGGCCGCCAAGGCATCGAAGGACTTCGCCGAGGCGGACCGGATCCGTGACGATCTGAAGGAACGCGGCGTCGTGCTGGAAGACAAGCCCGGCGGCGTCACCGAATGGCGGCGAGCATGA
- a CDS encoding branched-chain amino acid ABC transporter permease has translation MDTALLITQLLNGLQLGVLLFLLAAGLTLIFGIMDFINLAHGSFYMVGAYICGTLVALLDSFVLGVLLAIPLTLAVGYVAELIVARTLYARDHLDHVLATFGLILIFDTVVHLFWGAEGMAIPLPDWLNGQIALSETILVPTYRVAIILVGLAVALGLYVLVTRTRIGMLIRAGASNRTMVQALGVDIKRLFSLVFAAGAAIAGLAGMMVSPITEASIGMGNDIIIVAFVVIIIGGIGSVKGAFVGALIVGMIETMGRSYLDQLMKLFMSDQNAETAAPAVSAMLIYILMAVILAVRPQGLFPPRVR, from the coding sequence ATGGATACGGCGCTCCTCATCACGCAGTTGCTCAACGGTTTGCAACTCGGCGTGTTGTTGTTCCTGCTGGCGGCGGGACTGACCCTGATCTTCGGGATCATGGACTTCATCAATCTGGCGCATGGCTCCTTCTACATGGTCGGCGCCTATATCTGCGGGACCCTGGTCGCGTTGCTGGACAGCTTCGTTCTGGGGGTGCTTCTGGCGATTCCGCTGACCCTGGCAGTGGGCTACGTCGCGGAACTGATCGTCGCGCGAACGCTTTATGCTCGCGACCACCTCGACCATGTTCTGGCGACCTTCGGCCTGATCCTCATCTTCGACACGGTGGTGCATCTGTTCTGGGGCGCCGAGGGCATGGCGATTCCGCTGCCCGACTGGCTGAACGGACAGATCGCCCTCAGCGAGACAATTCTGGTCCCGACCTACCGGGTTGCCATCATTCTTGTTGGCCTTGCGGTCGCCCTCGGCCTTTACGTTTTGGTGACCCGCACGCGGATCGGGATGCTGATCCGGGCAGGGGCATCCAACCGCACCATGGTTCAGGCGCTCGGCGTCGACATCAAGCGGCTGTTCTCGCTGGTCTTCGCGGCCGGCGCAGCCATCGCCGGCCTGGCCGGGATGATGGTCTCCCCAATCACCGAGGCATCGATCGGGATGGGCAATGACATCATCATCGTCGCCTTCGTCGTGATCATCATCGGCGGCATCGGTTCCGTTAAAGGGGCCTTCGTCGGTGCGCTGATCGTCGGCATGATCGAAACGATGGGCCGATCCTATCTGGACCAGCTGATGAAACTCTTCATGTCGGATCAGAATGCCGAAACCGCGGCACCTGCGGTTTCCGCCATGCTGATCTACATCCTGATGGCGGTGATTCTGGCGGTGCGCCCGCAGGGTCTGTTCCCGCCCCGCGTACGTTGA
- a CDS encoding branched-chain amino acid ABC transporter permease yields MNASDILTPKGLIAVLIVVLLGVMPILTNITDQAFYLDIATRILILAIAAVSLNLILGYGGMVSFGHAAFIGIGAYAVGIPIYYDLYSGWLHFPLAIAVSALYALITGAISLRTKGVHFIMITMAFSQMVFFLFISLEEYGGDDGLLIWSDSEFVDGLDVDDPTTFYYLCFISLMGVLYLVHRIVNSRFGRVIRGSMSNDKRMKALGYPTYGYKLTAYVISGAICGYAGALMGNFTNFISPEMMGWTRSGELIFMVVLGGSGSVMGPIYGVLSFLLLEEFLPDIMDLFADGAGIYWHLPFGILLVLIVLFVRGGINGLLDRWNR; encoded by the coding sequence ATGAACGCTTCCGACATTCTCACCCCCAAGGGTCTGATCGCGGTTCTGATCGTGGTGCTGCTGGGTGTCATGCCCATCCTCACGAACATCACGGACCAGGCCTTCTACCTTGATATCGCCACCCGAATTCTGATCCTCGCGATCGCCGCGGTCAGCCTGAACCTGATCCTCGGCTATGGCGGGATGGTCAGCTTCGGTCATGCGGCCTTCATCGGGATCGGCGCCTATGCCGTCGGTATTCCGATCTACTACGATCTGTATTCGGGCTGGCTGCACTTCCCGCTGGCAATCGCCGTAAGCGCCCTCTATGCGCTGATCACCGGCGCGATCAGCCTGCGCACGAAGGGCGTGCACTTCATCATGATCACCATGGCCTTCTCGCAGATGGTCTTCTTCCTGTTCATCTCTCTGGAGGAGTATGGCGGAGACGACGGTCTGCTGATCTGGTCCGACAGCGAATTCGTCGATGGCCTGGATGTCGACGATCCGACGACCTTCTATTACCTGTGCTTCATTTCGCTGATGGGGGTGCTCTACCTGGTGCATCGCATCGTCAATTCGCGCTTCGGCCGGGTCATTCGGGGCTCGATGTCGAACGACAAGCGGATGAAGGCGCTGGGCTATCCGACCTACGGCTACAAGCTGACGGCCTATGTCATCTCCGGTGCGATCTGCGGTTACGCGGGCGCGCTGATGGGGAACTTCACCAATTTCATCAGCCCGGAGATGATGGGATGGACCCGGTCCGGTGAGTTGATCTTCATGGTCGTTCTCGGCGGCTCTGGAAGCGTCATGGGCCCGATCTATGGCGTGCTGTCCTTCCTGCTTCTGGAGGAGTTCCTGCCCGACATCATGGATCTGTTCGCCGATGGCGCCGGTATCTACTGGCACCTGCCATTCGGCATTCTGCTTGTGCTGATCGTTCTGTTCGTGCGCGGCGGGATCAACGGGCTTCTCGACAGGTGGAACCGATAA
- a CDS encoding class II aldolase/adducin family protein, with product MKLPGRNERQALGRRIVDTCLAMNASGINQGKSGNVSARFGDAMLVTPSGVSYDALKPMDVVLLGLDGTPVEDGQLLPSSEWRMHADIYRARPEAQAVVHAHPTFCTALACQRIGIPAFHYMVAVAGGTDIRCSDYATFGTQALSDTMVAALRDRKACILANHGMICFETTLEKALGLAIEVEGLARQYHHARQLGEPVILSDVEMAEVLEKFKTYGKQPGKA from the coding sequence ATGAAGCTTCCGGGCCGGAACGAACGTCAGGCACTCGGCCGGCGCATAGTCGACACCTGTCTGGCCATGAACGCTTCGGGCATCAACCAAGGCAAGTCCGGCAATGTCTCCGCGCGCTTCGGCGACGCGATGCTGGTGACGCCGTCCGGTGTTTCCTATGACGCGCTGAAGCCGATGGATGTTGTCCTGCTGGGGCTCGACGGCACACCGGTCGAGGACGGGCAGCTTCTGCCGTCCAGCGAATGGCGCATGCATGCCGACATCTACCGTGCCCGTCCGGAGGCGCAGGCTGTGGTCCATGCCCATCCGACCTTCTGCACGGCGCTGGCCTGCCAGCGGATCGGCATCCCGGCCTTCCACTATATGGTCGCGGTTGCGGGCGGGACGGACATCCGCTGTTCCGACTATGCCACCTTCGGCACGCAGGCGCTTTCCGATACGATGGTCGCCGCACTGCGCGACCGGAAGGCCTGCATCCTGGCGAACCACGGCATGATCTGTTTCGAAACGACGCTTGAGAAGGCCCTGGGCCTTGCCATTGAGGTCGAAGGTCTGGCCCGCCAGTATCACCACGCACGGCAACTCGGCGAGCCGGTAATCCTGAGCGATGTCGAGATGGCCGAGGTGCTGGAGAAGTTCAAGACATACGGCAAGCAGCCGGGGAAGGCATAG
- the cimA gene encoding citramalate synthase: protein MSERIYLFDTTLRDGAQTQGVDFSVADKVAIAQALDRIGIDYVEGGWPGANPTDDAFFTDPPDLHTAKLVAFGMTRRPGRSAENDPGLAPLLNSKAQAMCLVGKSWDFHVDVALEIPHEENVAMIADSIRLAGQRKSEAMYDAEHFFDGWKANRDFTLSCVMAAYEAGARWIVLCDTNGGTLPHEVDAIVREVAEHIPGDRLGIHAHNDTENAVANSLAAIRAGVRQVQGTINGLGERCGNANICSLIPSLMLKMGFETGVSHDGLKELTHLSRLLDERLERPSNRHQAYVGEAAFTHKGGLHVSAVAKDPRTYEHIPPETVGNRRHIVVSDQAGRSNVLARLEESGIEMEEAALRRLLEDVKDREFQGYAYDGAEASFELLAHHAKGDVPDYFDISRFRVMDERRHNAVGKLITESEATVQVEVQGRQVMRVAMGNGPVNALDTALREAVLEIYPDLKDMQLVDYKVRILPPPKGSTGTDAVTRVTIESEDEQGHRWTTVGVSANIIDASVIALYDAYAYKLMRDGIR, encoded by the coding sequence ATGAGCGAGCGCATCTATCTGTTCGACACGACCCTGCGGGACGGGGCGCAGACCCAGGGGGTGGATTTTTCCGTCGCCGACAAGGTCGCGATCGCCCAGGCGCTGGATCGTATCGGCATCGACTATGTCGAAGGCGGTTGGCCGGGGGCCAATCCGACGGATGATGCCTTCTTCACCGACCCGCCGGATCTTCACACCGCCAAACTGGTCGCCTTCGGCATGACGCGACGGCCCGGACGGTCGGCGGAGAATGACCCCGGCCTCGCGCCCCTTCTGAATTCGAAGGCCCAGGCGATGTGCCTGGTCGGCAAGAGCTGGGATTTCCATGTCGATGTCGCGCTGGAAATTCCGCATGAGGAAAACGTCGCGATGATCGCCGATTCGATCCGCCTTGCCGGACAGCGCAAGTCGGAGGCGATGTACGATGCCGAGCATTTCTTCGACGGCTGGAAGGCCAACAGGGACTTCACCCTGTCCTGTGTCATGGCGGCATATGAGGCCGGGGCACGCTGGATCGTGCTGTGTGACACCAATGGCGGAACCCTGCCGCATGAAGTCGACGCCATCGTGCGTGAGGTGGCCGAGCATATCCCCGGTGACCGCCTTGGCATTCACGCCCATAACGACACGGAAAACGCCGTCGCCAATTCCCTGGCTGCGATCCGCGCTGGAGTGCGTCAGGTTCAGGGCACGATCAACGGGTTGGGGGAGCGCTGCGGCAATGCCAATATCTGCTCGTTGATCCCGTCCCTGATGTTGAAGATGGGGTTCGAGACCGGCGTTTCGCATGACGGATTGAAGGAACTGACCCATCTGTCGCGCCTGCTGGACGAACGGCTGGAACGCCCGTCCAATCGTCATCAGGCCTATGTCGGGGAGGCGGCCTTTACCCACAAGGGCGGGCTTCATGTCTCTGCCGTCGCCAAGGATCCTAGAACCTACGAACACATCCCCCCGGAGACGGTTGGAAACCGCCGGCACATTGTGGTCTCCGATCAGGCCGGACGGTCCAACGTTCTGGCCCGGCTGGAGGAAAGCGGCATCGAGATGGAAGAAGCCGCGCTGCGCCGCCTGTTGGAGGATGTGAAGGACCGGGAGTTCCAGGGCTATGCCTATGACGGGGCCGAGGCCAGTTTCGAACTGCTGGCGCATCACGCCAAGGGCGATGTTCCGGACTATTTCGACATCAGCCGCTTCCGTGTCATGGACGAACGTCGCCACAACGCGGTCGGTAAGCTGATCACCGAATCCGAGGCGACGGTGCAGGTCGAAGTCCAGGGCCGCCAGGTCATGCGTGTCGCCATGGGCAACGGGCCGGTCAATGCGCTTGATACGGCTCTGCGGGAAGCGGTGCTGGAAATCTATCCCGACCTGAAGGACATGCAGCTTGTCGACTACAAGGTCCGCATCTTGCCGCCGCCCAAAGGGTCGACCGGGACGGATGCCGTGACGCGCGTGACCATCGAGAGCGAGGACGAACAGGGACACCGCTGGACCACGGTCGGCGTCTCGGCGAACATTATCGACGCCTCCGTCATCGCCCTCTACGATGCCTATGCCTACAAACTGATGCGGGACGGCATTCGATGA